From Candidatus Limnocylindrales bacterium, a single genomic window includes:
- a CDS encoding glycosyltransferase family 39 protein codes for MDWRSKIFLLFLLAILAGISMRIYGLRWGLPYHFNGDERFVISMTEKFRSAESFNQLADQEMYFFLYPPLLVYILSALIKIVSFFRPFDLTEPTSITLYYLLGRIVTACFSIATLILVYGMGKRFYNRSVGMLASVFLAFSVLHIRDSHFYLPEVPYTFFVVLATFLSMGIAEKARTRSYLLTGIATGIGLTIKQTTLMVLPVILTAHVVGMFRNLQISWNSCRRIFFSLRSWRLLFLPVLIAGLIFLLLNPFIFLNPRKFLEMYQILHGYVTGTDQPNWTFQFTDTTRLYWFTNLLYFGMGPLLELTCVIGMIWALVKRKVPDLLLLSFLLPYLYFIGGGYMKFIRYAVPLLPFLCLLGARFLLDLYEMATHKVARTAVVVSMIGVTLASFLYALAYMNIYSRGDVRIKASKWIHKNIPQNSSVLIDSSPATPLLGSTFYNVQLDNYYSQGWRDLYYKRKDYFKIKVLNLRTVDLIAQKEPISMEWWENYLKERLEGVEYIIMSDQYYDLYSHRPDEYPTLNQFYKDLFAGRLGFELIKTFKTYPALLGFNFNDDRAEMTFRWFDHPKVMIFKRIQAQDQQN; via the coding sequence ATGGATTGGCGTAGTAAAATCTTTCTACTTTTTTTGTTAGCCATCCTCGCAGGAATTTCCATGCGAATTTATGGATTAAGATGGGGGCTACCCTATCATTTTAATGGGGATGAGCGGTTCGTTATTTCCATGACCGAAAAGTTTAGATCGGCTGAATCTTTTAACCAACTGGCCGATCAGGAAATGTATTTTTTCTTATATCCTCCGTTACTTGTCTATATTCTCAGTGCGTTGATCAAAATAGTTTCTTTCTTTCGCCCCTTTGACCTTACAGAACCTACCAGTATCACCCTCTATTATCTGTTGGGGCGTATCGTAACGGCCTGTTTTAGTATTGCGACCTTAATCCTGGTTTATGGGATGGGAAAACGATTTTATAACCGGTCAGTAGGTATGTTGGCTTCTGTCTTTCTGGCCTTTTCGGTCTTGCACATTCGGGATTCTCATTTTTATCTCCCTGAAGTACCCTATACCTTCTTTGTCGTTCTGGCAACATTTCTTTCCATGGGAATCGCTGAAAAGGCAAGAACGCGGTCTTATCTGTTAACCGGGATTGCCACCGGTATTGGGTTGACCATCAAACAGACGACTTTAATGGTACTCCCTGTGATCTTGACTGCCCATGTTGTGGGAATGTTCAGAAACCTCCAGATTTCCTGGAATTCCTGTAGAAGGATCTTCTTTTCCCTTCGGTCCTGGAGACTTCTATTCCTTCCTGTTCTTATAGCCGGCCTGATATTTCTCCTTTTGAATCCTTTTATTTTTCTTAACCCCCGGAAATTTCTGGAAATGTACCAAATACTCCATGGATATGTTACAGGAACCGATCAACCTAACTGGACCTTCCAGTTTACTGACACCACCAGACTTTACTGGTTTACCAACCTCCTTTACTTTGGAATGGGTCCTCTACTAGAATTAACCTGCGTAATCGGAATGATCTGGGCCCTTGTAAAGCGAAAGGTACCTGACTTACTACTTCTATCGTTCCTTCTCCCTTATCTTTACTTCATCGGAGGAGGTTATATGAAATTTATTCGATATGCTGTTCCTTTACTTCCCTTCCTGTGCCTGTTGGGTGCGCGCTTCTTATTGGATTTATATGAAATGGCAACCCACAAAGTAGCCCGTACCGCGGTAGTCGTATCCATGATCGGGGTGACCCTGGCGTCCTTCTTGTATGCTCTGGCCTACATGAATATATACAGCCGGGGAGATGTGAGGATTAAAGCATCCAAATGGATCCATAAAAATATCCCCCAGAACTCCTCGGTGCTAATCGACTCTTCACCGGCAACCCCTTTATTGGGCTCTACATTTTATAATGTCCAACTGGATAACTACTACAGTCAGGGCTGGCGGGACCTTTATTATAAACGAAAAGACTACTTCAAAATCAAGGTTTTGAATCTCAGAACGGTAGACTTGATTGCCCAGAAGGAGCCTATTTCTATGGAATGGTGGGAGAATTATTTAAAGGAACGTTTAGAAGGAGTTGAATATATCATCATGAGCGATCAGTACTATGATCTGTATTCCCACCGCCCGGATGAATATCCCACCCTGAACCAGTTTTATAAGGATCTTTTTGCAGGTCGACTGGGATTTGAATTAATCAAAACCTTTAAGACCTATCCTGCTCTGTTAGGCTTTAACTTCAACGATGACCGGGCGGAGATGACTTTCCGATGGTTTGATCACCCTAAAGTGATGATCTTTAAACGAATTCAAGCACAAGACCAACAAAACTAA